The genomic region TAGTGATAAATATGATCTTTATTGGTATAGTTTATTATCATTAGTTACAAAAACATTGGGTAATGTGAGCAGGCAGAGCCTTTATTTGTGTGATATTTTAGAAAGTATACAGCTACGCTTCATTTAATTTTGTTCGATTTTTGTACCATACTCATAAAACATTATGTAGAATTTTGTTCTTCCCTGATATAAGCAATAGTTGTattcaaataaaaagttaaaaatacccAAAACTGTATTTAAAACCTTATAACTTGCCTTAAAAGCCACAGAATTcaaagtgattttttatttttattttgtagtaatAATATAGCGTAATGTCCAAGATGTAATCAAATCATTATTTGGCCTATCTGTACTGCAATATACAGTATAGcctaatcaatttaaaaaaaaacaaaacattgagcAATGTTTGGCAATGCTCCAATGTTCTAGTTTAGAAATATTTGTGAATTAAAAGGATTTCAACTTTTGGCTTAGCCTTCCTGATTGTTCATTCTAGGCACTGAGAACTAGGATAAATAAGAAATCTGTTAATTTTTTGGTAATATGGATTAATATATTCTCCTTATAACACACACATTGTCAAATATGCCCATTAGGTTGTTTTACTTGGAATAAACACAGGTAAAGTGTGATACATAGGAGATCTAATTAGATTTTAAATGTGCTTGACCTGTGTATTTTCATAATCTTTAGGATTATATTACTTTTAGAAAGACCAATATCATGTGGAACTATACAGGTACAGTGTCAGGACTACAGTAAACATACTTAAGCAAACATATTTAGTTTTAGTTAATGTAGAGTTCAgatgtaaatttaaatttaaaatggcaGTATATTGGATGAGAGAAATCCTACTTATCTTTCTCTGTTAGTTGCAATAGGAAGAGAGGTTTTTCCTGGTGGGTGTGTTTCCCCGGCTAAAAAAAAAGTTGGACAATTAATTATGTTTATTAACTATAAATCAATTGTTTGCTGTTGGATAATGCTCTTAAGATTGTGAAGGAGTAGGGTGGCATCCTGAGTATTGTTGTTTACGATGTTTTGGCTTCTTTTTTGATTTGTTTCTCTTAGATGTTCTTCCTTTaggtttctttttcttgttattATCTTTATACCAGGGGCCCCAAACTCCTCCATTAAGCTTAGGGTTGCTCCTTGGATCTTTTGGTGGATATCTCACCGGAACGGCAGTTTTATTGAACTGTGCAAGTCTTCTAAGAAGCTGCTTTACAACATCTGGATATTTATAAGATAGGTCATATCTTTCATATGGATCAGCTGTTATATTGAAAAGCCACACTGATTTTCCATTTGTTAGAGGTATTCGTTCATTGTGCCAGCGGTTGGGTCCTATACTGATAAAACTTTGAGGTGGAATCCATTCTCCATACCCAGGGTTTCCTGTAAGCAGTTTCCAATGTTCCATCCTTAAAGCTGACTGAATTGCTGTATTCCAAATGCCAAACCCAGCTTTCCAAGAACCATTTCTTGCTTTAGTATACATTGGATCTATATTGTGCAGTATTTCTACTCTTGGGGAACGCTTTCTTTCACTTATGGTCTCCCATATGTCATAACCATCTAATTGTATGGTTTCATCAATTTGTCCATTTGCTAAAGTGATTAATGTTGGAAACCAATCCGTAATATGCAAAAGTTCCCGACATATATAACCcttgttttttaaaaatgggctATGAACAAAGCCAACAGCCCGTATTCCGCCTTCCCAATAGGTTCCTTTGCTTCCACGCAGAGGCCAGTTGTTTCCCCCAGCCATTGGCTGTCCACCATtatctgatgaataaataattacaCTATTTTCATAAAAGCCATACTTTTTTAAAGCATAAGTTATATTTTTAACAGCCTCATCTAAACATGACAACATAGCAGCATATCTTCGCCTGTTTACATTTATTATTGATTTATAATCCTCTAAGTAATTCCCAGGAGCTTGTAAAGGAGAATGAACAGCTTGGTAAGCAATATATAGGAAAATAGGTTTCTTAGGATTATGGGTGGCTAAAATGTTCTGCACCCTTTGTGTATACATCTCTGTAGAATAAACTCCATTGTCTTGGTCCCATGCTGCACTGTCATTCTCATAAAGGTCATAGCCACACATACCAGGACTATCACACTTGTAATGATTGTAGTAATCCCCACTACCAAGAAGAGAACCAAAAAAAGAATCAAACCCTCTATTTGTTGGCATACATTCCTTCCTGTAAAAGCCCAGGTGCCATTTGCCAACCATGTGTGTTGAGTATCCAACATCCTTGAGTTTCTGAGGTAATGTCAAATTGTCCAAAGGTAAACAGTTGGGCTGAGAAGGTCTTATTATTGAATGCTGAAGACCTGTGTGTATCTGGTATCTGAaagacacaaaataaaatatattggagTCAGATAATTAAAATGTTGTCTCATTCTATTAGTTGGTGCATATAGTTTAAGATacaaaacattatgggccagattacgagtggtacgCTGTTTTGGACAAGCGATGTTGTGTTCATCGCTGCTGTTTGCGTGCGTTGGAAGgagtgctcatattacatgttgaaagtaaatgggaactCTTAACTGCattcacaatttacactagaatgattaccgcggcctcagagctctggttaatggttttgtgaaacaaaaaagtgacacaattcacattccaatgttcttcacatagcagaatatgttctagtaTTTTAATTAggtattcctatataaatctgtatatatctatacttatatataattatatacatatatatatatatatatatatatatatatatatatatatataaatagaacatattcttctatgtgaagaacattggaatgtgaaatataaatattttcatgtcatattttagcacttgagaaaatgtgatgggGTTtacacgcaagtagggtgttagtcccTTCCCCCATgttcttgctccattgaagtctatgggggaatacattaatgtggttGTGATATTTGAAGTTTGACTTTTTGCGAGCATCAAGGTTAGTGGGTgagcaaaaaccttttactttaaacttgtaatacttcCAGTGCAGTTAGCGTgcaagcgggagcaataaatagcactccacttgtaatctagccctatacagttatacttcagttttaaaaattttaaatatttttaaaaaatgttgacaCCTCTCCTTTTCTAgttcaagacaaaaaataaaaaaattgaagccTCTATTATAAGCTACCAGGTTTATTCAAGCAGATAAGCAAAGATAAGGACGAAATGACACAAGAATAGTTTATCATATGGAAACATTAATTAATAAACAATAACTTTTTCAATAGGTATGGGACATGCATTACTAGTAGTCCAAATGATCTTTTAGAGCTATGACAAtgcagttatacagttacagaATTCTAACCATTTAAATAAAGCTTATTATATGATGAatctacaaaaatgtatttaatggtgcAATTTATAGAAAAATACATAGATAACATCTCTAATGATTTAAAATGTACCCCATGGTGtatttatttcataagagttaattCAATTGGGTTGCCTTTATTTCTTGGACCATGATGCCTCTGAATTTATGTTATGAATATTCTTACACCTATTATATAAACGAGTTGTCCATTCTATGCATTTTCCTTTTCAAGCAACTAAGCACATTCAGTTACCTGTTTGATAAAATTACCTCTTTATAATAATTGTACTTTTCCCCAACttttctatcattaactacatgagATACAGTCAATAAGTATATCTGATTTGTAACATTATATATAATTGTAATGTATTGTAAAAAGTTAAAGGTTATTAgactatgtttttttttcaatataatgttCACACTGTAAAATATGAAAATTAGCACTATCAAGAACATAGTTTTaaaactttaaagggaaatgataccCACATGTTAAAGCACTTGAAGGTCATGCAGCTTTGctataaaaagctgattagaaaatatcacctgaacatctctatgtaaaaaagaaagatatcgtGCCATcttgcatgtgcaggcacagtcctaTTATTTCACTCCTTAGTTGTAGGAAGTTTACTACAATCTctcaagatttcagtgaaatctcatgagattacagtaaagcaaaatatgacatcagcactgatgaagggagagggagggatggggagctacactacagaaaaggctgGGAATTAGGGGTTGAGGTCCTTAGTTAACTATCactgggaggggggaggagggggggaacaatacactatataatatatatatatatatataaatatatatatatatatatatatatatatatatatatatatatatatatatatatacagtatatacaaatatatatatacacacgcacataaacaatacagtgcaaaagtcttaggccacccttagatttgttgttttagcaaagttttaatgaccatccatattgaTTGCTCTGcctttttattaagatacaaacagaaaatacaggacaggtgtacataaaatataaaaaacacaataacaaaatggcttcttcaggcaagagtcagtatttagtgtgacctcccttggcactaagcacatcttgaactcttttgggaagTCTGTGCAGAAGTTttttgaagtaatcttctggtatattatgccAGGCtactttcagcacttcccagagttcttctttagatttaagttgtcttttatttctgtcttttatttctttccttGTAAAAAACAAacccaacaaaaataataataaaaacaaaaagacctaaactgcatactggcagactgtctgccagtatctaagatggtggtgatGAGTGTAgttggtggagagagagagagctgtttaggagggattagAGGATTGGAGGTGCCAGGttggagggtaatctctatactaCAGCTAAAGTTAACCTTACAAGGTAcctgattaaccccattcactgtcgggaataatagaagtgtggtgcaaatTAGAGGCATTCCAATTACCAAATAACAATGGGAAAGtcctgtatgtctgctatttctgaacaaaagagatcccagagaagcttttacaatcatttgtgccatgattgcaaaaTAAGTATGTAGATATttggagaaacccaaagttttgtaaaaattattttttatatgatcgcatttggtggtgaaatggtggcaagaaatataacaAAATAGGCCTTTACTGCAATGCAAAGATCATcataataaagtaatttttactattaacatttattttgttttcaagATGTTTGCTGTCAAAATTGAAGTACTTTCCAAACACCCCGTGGGACTCATTATACGAGTCCTATGATGGGGGTCTACCCAGGTAGGAATATTGTGGTTATACTCGGTAGTATGCGTGCAAAGTCAGTGTAGCATACATAGCTGCTTACGTCACAACCCCGGCTTCAACTTTCTCTCAGAAGATCAGACCTGCTCTGTCAATCGTGGAGTGTGACACAGAGCTGTGCTGCTATAGGTAAGTATGGGAGTAAATCTATACAAAACCTCCCCTAGTATTAACAAGCATAGTAATACATATATGTGATTATAATTAATATGAattaaacacttaataaaaaagaggaataacaataaaaaataaagggatatgaaacccaattttttttctttcatgattcagatagagcatgcaattttaagcaactttttaatttacttctattatcatttttttcttcattctcttggtatctttatttgaaaagcaggaatataagcttaggagctggccctattttggttcagcaccagggtagggcttgctgattgatggataaatgtaTTAGAATgttattagaacatgtaatttcatACTAAataattagaacatgtaatttttgcattacgGACTATAGTGTCATCGTTATGACATGCTCAGGGGCTGCAAGATTGCCGGACACAGCCAATAAGCAAATAAAAGTGTCAGATGTCAATCACCGGCTGTGTCCTCCATTGTAGCTCTTGAGTGGTACAGAACCTATGGGTTCAGCACAGTGCTGAAGTAAAACAGTTTTCTAGGGTCAGGAGTGCAAtgaaatagagcatgcattttttcccatttgaatgttgtccctttaaaatgaaatcaTTGAGTTAAAAATAACTTCAAACCATGGAAATGTCTTTCATATTTCACACTCCCAAACAGCACTTTTTAATCATATAAAAAATGAGGAATATTGTCATTAAACTCCAACAGCCagattatgaattttgcgttatgagtggctcactaataacttgcaaattattgcaaaaacccagcgtttgcgggcgatatggcagcgttgagctccataccgcacacaaataccagcactgctttgagctgctttgacgtgcttgtgtacgatttccccttagacatcaatggggagagccagctaaaaaaagcctaacacctgcaatgacggagcgtaaagctccgtaacgcagccccattgatgtctatggggaaagaaaatgtatgtttaaacctaacaccctaacataaacccgagtctaaacacacctaatctgccgctcccgacatcgccaacacctctattacacttattaacccctaatctgccgaccccaatgtcgccgccaccgagataaatttaataacccctaatcttccgcccccaacgtcgcagccgccactatactaaagttattaacccctaaacctctggtctcccacatcactaacactaaataaatatattaacccctaaacctaaccctaacgtaaacctaaccctaacacctctaactttaatataattaaaataattctaaataaaacctactattaacaactaaataattcctatttaaaaataaatacttacctgtaaaataaaccctaaacttgctacaatataactaatagttacattgtagctatcttaggttttatttttatttcacagttaagtttgtatttattttaactaggtagactagttagtaaatagttattaactatttactcgctacctggttaaaataaattcaaatttacctttaaaataaaacctaacctgcctcacactaacacctaacattacaataaaattaaataaattaaattacaaaaatacatttatctaaattacaaaaaataataaacactaaattacacaaaataaaaaaagaaattatcaaaaataaaaatgaattactcctaatctaatagccctatcaaaatgaaaaagcccccccaaaataaaaaaaacctagcctacactaaactgccaatagcccttaaaagggccttttgcgaggcattgccccaaataaatcagctcttttacctgtataaaaatatagaaacaaccccccaacagtaaaaaccaccacacacacagccaaccccccaaataaaatcctatctaaataaacctaagcccccattgccctgaaaagggcatttggatgggcattgcccttaaaagggcatttagctcttttacattgcccaaaaccctaaactaaaaataaaacccacccaataaacccttaaaaaacctaacactgacacCCGAAGAacctcttacagtttttgaagactggacatccatcctcatccagcccggagaagtcttcatccaagcggcaagaagtcatcatccaggcgggcagaagttttcatccagacggcatcttctatcttcatccttctggtgcggagcgggtccatcttcaagacatccagcatggagtatCCTCCCCATACGGACCCAGACGTACACTAAGTACTAATAGTTACTCTTGGCCCCTGGATTTATACACACAATGGAgaggatttttaaactaataaacagcgcacatatacctacacacatacaagtacacacacacatacatatacatatacacatttgagTCCTTCTCAGTCTAACACCTTTTCATCTACTATGTCTCTTTAAATCCCTTTTAAAAcatgtattacaatttaaaaaacatatttcaatAGAAAAGCATAGTTTCAAACTTATTGAAGAATTCCACTATTTGACCTTTGGTTTAGTGCACCTTTTGGTTAGTGTACATTTGGCATTGTACGTGAGTGATCATCTAAATTAGTTTTTCAGTTtgacccatagaagtctattatctgAGGGATTAAGAGCACCATGCTATCCGACATCCTAGCACGTCCTAGGCATTTTGCTTGATTGCTaatattttactttgaacttgGATTATATGAGAGTAAAAATGAAGTGCTATGGATTGTGCTCAAGTAATGTTAGCTCACAATAGTGCTAACATTTTTTATGCTCCACTAGCAAATAGTGGTTAATTTTTAATGTAAGGTAATTGAGCTCTATGTTTTCTTTACCTATGACTACAGTATTTGTGCCAAGCTATAAAGATCGGTAGCTGGGTGTGCTGCAAAGCAAGGGGAGCCTTATCGATTAGAACAGTTCCTGACTGCCATATAACATAGCCAGAATCTTTGCCGCATTTACCACCAGCCTGAAATCCAATTAGTAGTGGAGTTTCCTTATGGTGAATAACTCGCCAGGaaaaggtagcaaaataaataatgaaagtatactgcaaaatgtttcttctgtttacatatttgtctgttatagttaaatatttttttcctgaaGTGTATATGTCAAttatattatcggctagatttagagtttggcgttagccgtcaaaaccagcgttagaggctcctaacgctggttttgggctaccactggta from Bombina bombina isolate aBomBom1 chromosome 2, aBomBom1.pri, whole genome shotgun sequence harbors:
- the ARSJ gene encoding arylsulfatase J codes for the protein MELTENLKGICGVKMLGIGVLAAFSMVSLVTYRYLSWDLENSSIEKEDRLEDHPERDVGQQPHIIFILADDQGYRDIGYHGSEIRTPTLDKLASEGVKLENYYVQPICSPSRSQFITGRYQIHTGLQHSIIRPSQPNCLPLDNLTLPQKLKDVGYSTHMVGKWHLGFYRKECMPTNRGFDSFFGSLLGSGDYYNHYKCDSPGMCGYDLYENDSAAWDQDNGVYSTEMYTQRVQNILATHNPKKPIFLYIAYQAVHSPLQAPGNYLEDYKSIINVNRRRYAAMLSCLDEAVKNITYALKKYGFYENSVIIYSSDNGGQPMAGGNNWPLRGSKGTYWEGGIRAVGFVHSPFLKNKGYICRELLHITDWFPTLITLANGQIDETIQLDGYDIWETISERKRSPRVEILHNIDPMYTKARNGSWKAGFGIWNTAIQSALRMEHWKLLTGNPGYGEWIPPQSFISIGPNRWHNERIPLTNGKSVWLFNITADPYERYDLSYKYPDVVKQLLRRLAQFNKTAVPVRYPPKDPRSNPKLNGGVWGPWYKDNNKKKKPKGRTSKRNKSKKKPKHRKQQYSGCHPTPSQS